Proteins from one Ammospiza nelsoni isolate bAmmNel1 chromosome 18, bAmmNel1.pri, whole genome shotgun sequence genomic window:
- the RAB36 gene encoding ras-related protein Rab-36 isoform X1 — protein sequence MKSNLMHWVPPVSRERIISQFPKWYTPEACLQLKEHFHAQVRTACQQSTATAGLKISKVVVVGDLHVGKTSLINRFCKDNFDRDYKATIGVDFEIERFEIIGMPYNLQIWDTAGQEKFKCIASAYYRGAEAIITVFDLADIQTLDHTKQWLEDALRENEPDSSFIFLVGTKKDLVSGAVCDRTELDAIRFAKEMQAEYWSVSAKTGENVKEFFSRVAALAFEQSMIKELESTPGHRAQIGAGNLIKLEKNVMEVPEDNPRVSLSCC from the exons ATGAAGTCCAACCTAATGCATTGGGTTCCCCCAGTGAGTAGAGAGAGAATAATCTCCCAGTTTCCCAAG TGGTACACACCTGAGGCCTGTCTGCAGCTCAAAGAGCACTTCCATGCCCAGGTCAGGACTGCTTGTCAGCAGAGCACTGCAACAGCTGG GCTGAAAATATCCAAAGTGGTTGTGGTAGGAGACCTACATGTTGGGAAAACCAGTCTTATCAACAG ATTTTGTAAAGATAATTTTGACCGAGACTACAAGGCAACCATTGGAGTAGATTTTGAGATTGAACGTTTTGAGATAATTGGAATGCCATATAACCTCCAGAT ATGGGACACAGCAGGTCAGGAGAAGTTCAAGTGCATTGCATCTGCTTACTACCGAGGAGCAGAGG CTATAATAACAGTGTTTGATCTGGCTGATATCCAAACTTTGGATCACACCAA ACAGTGGTTAGAAGATGCATTGAGGGAGAATGAGCCAGATTCCAGCTTCATCTTTCTGGTTGGAACAAAAAAAGATTTGGTG TCaggtgctgtgtgtgacaggaCAGAGCTCGATGCCATCcgctttgccaaggagatgcaGGCAGAGTACTGGTCGGTTTCAGCCAAAACAG GAGAAAATGTCAAAGAATTCTTTTCCCGAGTTGCTGCCTTGGCCTTTGAACAGTCCATGATAAAGGAGCTGGAGAGCACTCCTGGGCACAGGGCCCAAATTGGGGCAGGAAATCTCATCA AGCTAGAGAAGAATGTTATGGAAGTTCCAGAGGACAATCCTCGAGTCAGCCTGAGTTGCTGCTAA
- the RAB36 gene encoding ras-related protein Rab-36 isoform X2, which translates to MKSNLMHWVPPVSRERIISQFPKWYTPEACLQLKEHFHAQVRTACQQSTATAGLKISKVVVVGDLHVGKTSLINRFCKDNFDRDYKATIGVDFEIERFEIIGMPYNLQIWDTAGQEKFKCIASAYYRGAEAIITVFDLADIQTLDHTKQWLEDALRENEPDSSFIFLVGTKKDLVSGAVCDRTELDAIRFAKEMQAEYWSVSAKTELEKNVMEVPEDNPRVSLSCC; encoded by the exons ATGAAGTCCAACCTAATGCATTGGGTTCCCCCAGTGAGTAGAGAGAGAATAATCTCCCAGTTTCCCAAG TGGTACACACCTGAGGCCTGTCTGCAGCTCAAAGAGCACTTCCATGCCCAGGTCAGGACTGCTTGTCAGCAGAGCACTGCAACAGCTGG GCTGAAAATATCCAAAGTGGTTGTGGTAGGAGACCTACATGTTGGGAAAACCAGTCTTATCAACAG ATTTTGTAAAGATAATTTTGACCGAGACTACAAGGCAACCATTGGAGTAGATTTTGAGATTGAACGTTTTGAGATAATTGGAATGCCATATAACCTCCAGAT ATGGGACACAGCAGGTCAGGAGAAGTTCAAGTGCATTGCATCTGCTTACTACCGAGGAGCAGAGG CTATAATAACAGTGTTTGATCTGGCTGATATCCAAACTTTGGATCACACCAA ACAGTGGTTAGAAGATGCATTGAGGGAGAATGAGCCAGATTCCAGCTTCATCTTTCTGGTTGGAACAAAAAAAGATTTGGTG TCaggtgctgtgtgtgacaggaCAGAGCTCGATGCCATCcgctttgccaaggagatgcaGGCAGAGTACTGGTCGGTTTCAGCCAAAACAG AGCTAGAGAAGAATGTTATGGAAGTTCCAGAGGACAATCCTCGAGTCAGCCTGAGTTGCTGCTAA